A single region of the Halopiger xanaduensis SH-6 genome encodes:
- a CDS encoding amino acid permease, whose protein sequence is MSGSDDELAKDLGLLSAITIGIGTMIGAGIFVLPGTAVADVGPLAAATFVIGGVTAMFTALSASELGTAMPKSGGAYFYINRALGPLFGSISGWANWLGLAFASSFYMYGFGEYVNQLVGAPALALGPLTVTAAQTIGLVGAVLFIAVNYVGAKETGGLQIIIVVTLLAILAAFTVVGLLNADMDSLQPIVQDGAMGEVLPVTALVFVSYLGFVQITSVAEEIKNPGRNLPLAVIGSVAIVTVVYALFLLVLLAAVPTDLVSGNDTAVVEAAQLLFGQYEVFGYNLGLLGWGMLLFGGLLATASSANASILSSSRINFAMGREKIISPSVNEIHPRFGTPFKSILITGTLIVVFLLFGNIELLSTAGSVLHLIVYGLLNIALIVMREAEPADYDPDFEVPLYPFVPIIGAISSFALIAYIEPVVIGLSAALVVFAGLWYLLYSRTRVENTGVFANWILDRSEEMPDAAVTAASAASPANDEYTVVVPVSNPRTESDLLELASVLAKANDGVVQAVHIVEVPDQTPLREGSEHIQRIDAESQALMEQVREDTETLDVPVEVRTVVSHRSFEEVFDVARREDADTVVMGWGPSRSWSAGRAERPLDELTHNLPCDFLVLNDRGLEPDRVLVPTAGGPDSDLSADVARYLRDQVGSEITLLHVVDDESDRADGEAFLTEWAADHGLEDATIQLDTSGDIEDAIATASARHSLVILGATERGLLSRLVRGSLASDVLEDVDCSVILAEKSHDRSIRQRLFGSSSDSEPLEAASSAPDSSTPTASDDSDDGHSD, encoded by the coding sequence ATGAGCGGCAGCGACGACGAACTCGCGAAGGACCTCGGGCTCCTGTCGGCGATCACGATCGGGATCGGCACGATGATCGGCGCGGGTATCTTCGTCCTGCCGGGGACCGCCGTCGCGGACGTGGGACCACTCGCGGCCGCGACCTTCGTCATCGGCGGCGTCACCGCGATGTTCACGGCGCTGTCGGCGTCCGAACTCGGGACGGCGATGCCGAAATCCGGCGGCGCCTACTTCTACATCAACCGCGCGCTCGGCCCGCTGTTCGGCTCGATCAGCGGCTGGGCGAACTGGCTCGGATTGGCGTTCGCGTCGTCGTTTTACATGTACGGGTTCGGCGAGTACGTCAACCAACTCGTCGGCGCCCCGGCGCTTGCACTCGGTCCGCTTACGGTGACCGCCGCCCAGACGATCGGGCTCGTCGGGGCAGTGCTGTTCATCGCCGTCAACTACGTCGGCGCCAAAGAGACCGGCGGCCTCCAGATCATCATCGTCGTCACGCTACTGGCGATCCTCGCCGCGTTCACCGTCGTCGGACTGCTGAACGCGGATATGGATTCCCTGCAGCCGATCGTTCAGGACGGTGCGATGGGCGAAGTCCTTCCTGTGACCGCGCTCGTCTTCGTCTCCTACCTCGGCTTCGTACAGATTACGTCGGTCGCCGAGGAGATCAAGAACCCCGGGCGAAATCTTCCGCTGGCAGTCATCGGCAGCGTCGCGATCGTCACGGTCGTCTACGCGCTGTTCCTCCTCGTGTTGCTGGCGGCGGTCCCGACCGATCTCGTGTCCGGCAACGACACGGCCGTCGTCGAAGCGGCGCAGTTGCTGTTCGGGCAGTACGAAGTCTTCGGCTACAACCTCGGCCTCCTCGGCTGGGGGATGTTGCTGTTCGGCGGCCTCTTGGCGACGGCCTCGAGCGCGAACGCGTCGATTCTCTCCTCGTCTCGGATCAACTTCGCGATGGGCCGGGAGAAGATCATCTCGCCGTCGGTCAACGAGATTCACCCGCGGTTCGGGACGCCGTTCAAGTCGATTCTGATTACCGGGACGCTCATCGTCGTCTTCCTCCTGTTCGGGAACATCGAACTGCTGTCGACCGCCGGGTCCGTGCTCCACCTGATCGTCTACGGGCTGTTGAACATCGCGCTGATCGTGATGCGGGAGGCCGAGCCGGCCGATTACGATCCCGATTTCGAGGTGCCGCTCTATCCGTTCGTCCCGATCATCGGCGCGATATCGTCGTTCGCGCTGATCGCGTATATCGAACCGGTCGTCATCGGGCTCTCGGCCGCACTGGTCGTCTTCGCCGGCCTGTGGTACCTGCTGTACTCGCGAACGCGGGTCGAAAACACCGGCGTGTTCGCCAACTGGATCCTCGATCGGTCCGAGGAGATGCCCGACGCCGCGGTGACGGCAGCGAGCGCCGCGAGTCCAGCCAACGACGAGTACACGGTCGTCGTCCCCGTCTCGAATCCCCGGACCGAATCCGACCTGCTCGAGCTCGCGAGCGTGCTCGCGAAGGCCAACGACGGCGTCGTCCAGGCCGTCCACATTGTCGAAGTGCCGGACCAGACGCCACTCCGGGAGGGGTCCGAACACATCCAGCGCATCGACGCGGAGTCCCAGGCGCTGATGGAGCAGGTTCGGGAAGACACGGAGACGCTCGACGTTCCGGTGGAGGTGCGGACGGTCGTCTCCCACCGCTCGTTCGAGGAAGTGTTCGACGTTGCGCGGCGCGAGGACGCTGATACGGTCGTTATGGGCTGGGGTCCGAGCCGTTCGTGGAGCGCGGGCCGCGCGGAACGGCCACTCGACGAACTTACGCACAACCTGCCCTGCGACTTCCTCGTGCTCAACGACCGCGGCCTCGAGCCCGACCGCGTGCTGGTGCCGACGGCCGGCGGTCCGGACTCGGATCTGAGCGCCGACGTCGCGCGCTACCTGCGCGATCAGGTCGGCTCCGAGATCACGCTCTTGCACGTCGTCGACGACGAGTCCGATCGGGCCGACGGCGAGGCCTTCCTGACCGAGTGGGCCGCCGATCACGGACTCGAGGACGCGACGATCCAGCTCGACACTTCCGGCGATATCGAAGACGCGATCGCGACCGCGTCCGCCCGGCACTCGCTGGTCATTCTCGGAGCGACGGAACGCGGGCTGCTCTCGCGGCTGGTCCGGGGATCGCTCGCCTCCGACGTTCTCGAGGACGTGGACTGTTCGGTCATCCTCGCAGAGAAGAGCCACGACCGCAGCATTCGACAGCGCCTCTTCGGTTCCAGTAGCGATTCCGAACCGCTCGAGGCGGCCAGCAGCGCACCAGATTCGTCGACACCAACGGCGTCGGACGACTCCGACGACGGTCATAGCGACTAG